The genomic DNA CCGGCCGGCGCCAGCAGGGCAGCATCTTGCTCGGGCACGCGGGGGTAGAGGCGCAGGTCGTCGGGATTATTGAACTGGGTAGGGTTAACGAATACGCTGGCGATAACCTCGTCACACTGCGCGGCGGCGGCCTGCACCAGCTGCAGGTGCCCTTCGTGCAGAGCGCCCATCGTGGGCACCAGGCCCAGGCGGCGGCCGGCCGCGCGCTGGGTTTCGGTATAAGCGCGCAGCTCGGCGGCCTTAGTAAAAATATGCATTAAGTTGAGCGAAAATTAATAGGACTGAACGAATTTTATTGCAAATTCGAGAAAAAATGCGTAATTTTGAGGAGCCAATCTATGGCCCGTTCCCAAATCCTTTAGCTCTCTCCATATGTCGAAGTTGCGCATCCTATACGCGGCCACCGAAATAGACCCTTTCCTCCAGACTACGAAAGTAGCGGAGCTGCTGCGCCGCCTGCCGGCCGGAATGCAGGAGTCGGGAGCCGAGATTCGGATTTTCGTACCTCGTTTTGGCATTATTAATGAGCGCAAGAATCGGCTGCACGAAGTAGTCCGGCTCTCAGGCATCAACATTGCCGTGGGCGACGACGAGAAGCCGCTGGTTATCAAGGTAGCCTCCATTCCGACCGCGAAGCTACAGGTTTATTTTATCGACAACGAGGATTACTTCCACCGTAAGTCGGCCCTGGTTGATAAAAACGACAAGTTTTACCTCGACAACGACGAGCGCGCCATCTTCTTTTGCAAGGGTGTGCTCGAAACAGTGAAGAAGCTCGGCT from Hymenobacter psoromatis includes the following:
- a CDS encoding glycogen synthase, which gives rise to MSKLRILYAATEIDPFLQTTKVAELLRRLPAGMQESGAEIRIFVPRFGIINERKNRLHEVVRLSGINIAVGDDEKPLVIKVASIPTAKLQVYFIDNEDYFHRKSALVDKNDKFYLDNDERAIFFCKGVLETVKKLGWSPDIVHCNDWMTSLIPLYLKTTYKKDPVFKDAKSVFTVYNNEFLDKFEGNLVEKAKMLDIDDSMLTSLKSADFSGFVKLGMEYADTVVRQDEDFSDNLNGLFKEYALNNRLSQVATDENLLSSYQALYDELAN